The Chitinophaga sp. H8 region ACAGAACTTCGGTTATATCGTAGATGGCTATTTTAAAGATCAGGAAGAGATTAACGGATATCCTGCCTATAATATCGGAAGGATACCCCGCCCGGGAGATTTTAAATACAAGGATGTAAATGGCGATAAAATAATAGATGAGCGTGACATTGCTCCGGTAGGCAATGCTGCAGTGCCCCAATATACGTATGGTGCAGCATTTGGGATCAACTATAAGGGAATTAGTGTTTCTGCATTATTCCAGGGAGTAGCAGGGGTTTCTAAATTCTTATCTGACATTGGTGTGTTTGAAACCTATGATTTCCGGGAGCGTATGTTACATGCCTGGACACCGGAACGTGCTGCGGCAGGAGAGGAGATCCTTTACCCTGCATTAAGCACGGGCCTGTCTGCCAGCAACCTGGTCAATACCTTTTACCTGGAAAATACCAGCTTTGTACGCCTGAAAAACGTGGAGATCGGATATACATTACCTGAAAATATCTCCGGTAAGATTGGTGCACAGTTAGTGCGCATTTATGTAAATGGGGTAAACCTGTTCACCTGGGATAAAATGAAAACAAAGGATTACGATCCGGAGATATCCAACTCTTATACCTATCCCGTTTACCGTGTGTTTAATTCCGGTATTAATATCACCTTTTAATTTATTCAACTACGTTTGATATGAGGAAGTTTCTTATAATATTTTTAGTATTGTTTCACCTGGTAATCGCTCCCGGTTGCAAAAAAGATCCTCTGGATATTACGCCGGATGGTAGAATAACCATTGAGGATGTGTTTAAAGATGAAATCCTGATCGAAGCTTATGCCAACTCGGTGTACAATTATATCCGGTTATACGGTTCCCGTTATTACCCCAATGTAATGCTGTCTGTTTTTTCTGATGAATCTCATGGCAGCGATGATCCGCAGGATAGCTGGTCCAATGTTTCGCAATGGTATGGTGGAATGCTGACACCCTCTTACAATCCGCTGGATGCCGGTACCAACCGGGAAGGAGGGATTAAGTGGAACGGCCAGTATTATGAAGATGGCTGGGATGCGATCAGGAAAGCCAATATCTTTCTTTCAAGGATAGGTAATGTGAGTATGGCAGACCGCAACAAACAAGCCAGGCTTACTGCCGAAGTCAGATTGCTGAGGGCCTTTTTCTACCTGGAACTGATTAAGATGTATGGTGGACTGCCTATTGTGGATAAACAATTCCCGGACAATTTTGATTACAAAGAATTAAAACGGAATTCTTTTGAAGAGTGTGCGGCATTTATTGTGAGTGACTGCGACTATGCGATCAAAGAACCTAATCTGCCATACAGGACCGCTATTGAGGGAGAGCGGGGCCGCTTTACAAAGTCAGTGGCCTATGCAATCAAATCTCAGGTACTGTTATACAACGCCAGCCCATTATGGAACCCTGGCAATGATGCAGGCAAATGGCAACTGGCGGCCGCCGCAGGAAAAGAAGCCAAAGAGGCGCTGGTGCAGAATGGGTTTGTGCTGAACGCGGATTATGAAAAATACTTCCAGGGTAACTCCAGCAATACCAACGATCGTGAAACAATATTCGAGATCAAGAATGCAGAAGCAACGTTTGGTGGTATCCTTTTCTTTATTAATGGGATCCCTACAGTGGGAGCAGCTTTAGCCGGTGCAGCTCCTTCCCAGGAATTAGTGGATGGCTATGATATGGCCAATGGTGAAATTCCTATTACCGGGTATAATGATGCAGATCATTTAAAACCTGTCATTAATACCGCTGCTGGTTATGATGATAACCAGCCATACAAAGACCGTGACCCCCGCTTTTATGCGAGTATCTGGTACAACCAGGCATACTATGGTGTGATCAATGGAAAACAACATTACGTGGCATCTTATCTGGGAGGAGAGGATGGCCTGGCACAGTTACGGCAGCGTACGCATAACGGATACTACCTGAGAAAATTCAATGACCCGGATTTAAGGATCGGTAATGTAGGTAATGCGCTCTGGAAAAAATTCCGGTTGGCAGAAATTTACCTGAACTATGCAGAAGCTGAAAATGAAGCTTCTGGTGCTACGCCTGCAGTATATGAAGCAGTGAATACGGTGCGGAGAAGAGTACATATGCCTGATTTGCCGGAGGATTTATCTAAAGAGGCTATGAGAGAAAGGATACGTCGGGAAAGACGCGTGGAACTGGTGTTCGAAGAACATCGTTTCTGGGACGTGCGCAGATGGAAAATCCTGGATAAAACGGATCGCCTCACTACAGGCATGGCCTGGACCAAACAACCGGATGGCTCTTTTACCAGACAGCGTATCGTAGTTGGCAGACGGGTAGCCTGGGCGGATAAATACCTGATCTTCCCCATCCCTTTAAATGAACTGAACAGATTGCCGGCGTTTACACAAAACCCCGGTTGGTAATAACAGGTAACGGGTCTGTCCAGGCCCGTTATCTCATTTTCACTTTTATTTATTCACCTTAAAAAGTAAATATATGCGTGCATATAACAGGATGCTTATTGCCCTCACTGCCGCTGCTATTACATTTGCTGGCTGTGAAAAAAAAGAACTGCCCCTCCGGACAGAGAAACCTATTGCGCCTCATAAAACAGATACACCTAAGGCACGTAATGCCGTCTGGGCACAAAGCGAATTTGTGCTCTCTACTTTTTTTGCGCTGCCAGGTAGCGGAGATACTGCTGTCTACAGGAAAATACTCACACAAACAAAAGAGGCGGGGATCAACCTGGTAGAGCTTACCTTCCTGAGCAGGCTGGCCCTGATTCCGGCCCTGGATGTGGCAGAGGCACAAGGTGTTAAAACACTGGCACAGGATCTGGCTTCCTTCAGCGGATTCCAGACAACTGTACCTTCTTTTACAGAGGATACCGTGATTAACAATGTCAGCTGGCTAAACAATTACAATATGCTGGAAGGCTATTATGTATGGGATGAACCTTTTACCACCACCCTTACCCAGGCAAAAACGCTGCGTGATTATTTCAAAGCACATGACCCCAGCCGCCTGGCCTTTTCTGTGATGCTGCCCAGCTATGGGCCATACATATGGTCAGATAGTACTTTCCCCAGATACGTGGATAGTTATGTATCCACCATCGATCCGGAGGTAGTATCGTTTGATTATTACCCCTTCCGCGAAAACCTGACCTCCACTACACTGATCACCAATGATCTCTGGAAAGATTTTGGTTATATTCGTAAAAAGGCATTGCAGGCAAGTAAACCGCTCTGGTTCTATTTTCAGGCGGTAGGCATGCAGCCAGGACAGATAAGTATCATGAACCTGGAAAGGATACGGGTACAGATGTATGCGGCGCTTAGCTACGGGGTAAAGGGATTAAGTTATTATACCAGTCACCAGGCTTTGATAGAAGATGGAACCTATGATAAAACGCCTATGTTCAACGATCTGAAAGCGCTGAATACCGCCGTGAAAAATGTGGGAAATTACTTATTTGGTAAACAGGCGGAACAACTTTATCACACGGGCGTGTCCAGCACAAACCGCACCAGATACTACCTGGATAATCTGAGTTCGTCTGCGCTGATAAATACAGCCCCCAATGACCTGATCATTGGCGTATTCGGTGATGCGGGTACCACGAAATACCTGATGATCACCAATAAGGATTTTTCAACAGCCAAAAGTGGTACTATCACACTTAAAAGCGCGAAGAAGGTAAGTGAGTTTAATAAAAGCGCGAATACTACTTCGGTATTGTCTACCAGTACTACCAGCATTACTATTTCAATCCCTCCGGGAGAAGCCGCATTATATATCATTGAATAAGTAAAGCACGACGCTTTTTAAACAAAACAGGATCAGATGAAAGGAAAATATTTTCAGAATAGCTCCGGCACCATGTTGTTAAACTTCATGGTGCTGGCTGCATTATTTACCAGTGGCTGCAGCCGGAAGGCCGCCACACAG contains the following coding sequences:
- a CDS encoding RagB/SusD family nutrient uptake outer membrane protein, which gives rise to MRKFLIIFLVLFHLVIAPGCKKDPLDITPDGRITIEDVFKDEILIEAYANSVYNYIRLYGSRYYPNVMLSVFSDESHGSDDPQDSWSNVSQWYGGMLTPSYNPLDAGTNREGGIKWNGQYYEDGWDAIRKANIFLSRIGNVSMADRNKQARLTAEVRLLRAFFYLELIKMYGGLPIVDKQFPDNFDYKELKRNSFEECAAFIVSDCDYAIKEPNLPYRTAIEGERGRFTKSVAYAIKSQVLLYNASPLWNPGNDAGKWQLAAAAGKEAKEALVQNGFVLNADYEKYFQGNSSNTNDRETIFEIKNAEATFGGILFFINGIPTVGAALAGAAPSQELVDGYDMANGEIPITGYNDADHLKPVINTAAGYDDNQPYKDRDPRFYASIWYNQAYYGVINGKQHYVASYLGGEDGLAQLRQRTHNGYYLRKFNDPDLRIGNVGNALWKKFRLAEIYLNYAEAENEASGATPAVYEAVNTVRRRVHMPDLPEDLSKEAMRERIRRERRVELVFEEHRFWDVRRWKILDKTDRLTTGMAWTKQPDGSFTRQRIVVGRRVAWADKYLIFPIPLNELNRLPAFTQNPGW